The sequence below is a genomic window from Chloroflexia bacterium SDU3-3.
GCGCGTAGCTGCTGTTCGGCGTACCGTATGCTCTATCGGCCCTGCTCCCTGCGGTGGCGATAGCAATGCGCGGGCCTATGCTGTTGGCAGAGGTTGGTTGGGCGCTTGTCTCGTGGCCTCTGGCGGTGGCGTATGGATAGCGCGCAGGGCGGCACGGGCGGTTGGCGATGTGGCTAGGGCGGGGGGATGACCTGCGTGGTCTGGTGGCTGGGGCGGGGTGCCAATCGAGCGCGATAGCGGAGTTTGTGATATCGTTGGGGTAATATCTATCTGTATGAATGCTCTATCATGCCGCCTCCTTGCATTGCTCGCTGCTTATCTGATAGCTATCAGACAGTGGGATTATAGCTGATGCTCGGCGCGGGGGATATTATTCTTTGCTCACATTTGTGTCTGCGAGGGTGTATAGCACAAGGGGGGAGCGCTATGTTCTGGCAGGCTATGCGGGGCACGCCCCGCATAGCCTGCCTGCTTTGTAGGGCGTGCGCACTGGGCCGTTTGCCCCGGCGCACGTCTCGTTCAGCCCGCTCTACAGGGTCTGGTGGTAGGTGTATTGGTCGTCTTGCTGGCCCACCCGTTTGAACCCGCAGCTCTGCTCGTAGAAATGGTGGTTTTTTGTGGCCCACACGGGCGTCTCAAGCCCCCAGCTTAGGGCCTCGGGGTAGCGCTCTCGTAGGAACGCCCACATCCGCCGCCCCACGCCTTTATTCTGCCACGCCGGGTCAACAAAGATCGTACCGAGAACATAGTGGCGGTTCGGGTTTATCCAGACGATCATTGCGCCGACGATATCCGGCCCGGCGAGCACTTTGTAGCCCACGCTCTCTTGGTAGCCCAGCAGCCATGTGCGGAAGAAGTCGCCGTTATCGTAGCCATCGGGGCCGCCCTTTGCCTCGCCCAGGTGGCGCTGCGCGTCGTCGTCAAAAGCCCGCGCCATCACCTCGGTGACGGCGGGAATGTCGCGCTCGCCCATCTCTTCAAAGCGCAGGTCGAGATCGGCGTTGACCATAGGTGTGCTCCTTTTGCTTGAGTGTGACGATGCGTGTGTAATTGTAGCGCGGCGCTGCGACATGCGGTGTCACAGCTTGATTTTGCCCAACGCTTTGCTGGTGCTGTGCGAGGATGCGGTGCTGGGTGTGTGTCGGCATTTCGTAGGGTGCACTAGCGCAAGTGGGTGAGCTAACACCCTTTTTTGTGCGTCTTGGGTGTGTTGGCACTGGCTGGCTAGTTGCATGCGGCGAACAGGAAGTCGTGGGCTGTCGCCATATTATGGAACGTCTTGGCGGTGGGATCGTCGCTTTTGAGCACCAGTGTGGTAATGAGCGCTTGGGTCTCTTGCGGCGTGGTGGTGAAGGCGGTGCGCTGGTAGCTATAGTGCTTTTTGAGTGTGTACCCTTCGGTGCCTAGCCGCACGCGAGTTTGGTGGTCGTCGCGCATGCGCGATGTGGAGTCGTAGGCTATCGAGGCGATGGCGGTAGGTTGGTTGCCATCCATGCGGTAGCCAAACCCAAGCAAACTGTAGTCGTGCAGTTTGGCTATCGATGCGCCGAGTGCATCCTCGATAGCCTTCTGATCATTTTCATGAAGCTGCGCCATAATCCGGCCTACCCGATACTCGCGGCACTCATCTAAAAAAGGCTGGAGCAGCGCGGTAGATACACCTCGCATATGGTCCAACATGCTGGAAACGCCTATTTTGTTCCTAAACGATAGCTCAGGGTGCTCGTACACTTCCAAAATGCTATCGATACTTTGCCGCGAGTGTGCTGCGATGAGCAAGCGATCTTCGGGCAGCAGGGCGAATGCCTGTAGCTCTTGGTAGAGCTGAAGATCCGCAGGCTTGCTGGTTCTTTTTAAATTCTGGCGGCTAGCGTTGGTGGCGGTGTAGATCCCTATCGATCCGTTTCTTTCAAGGTCGTAGCCATTCAATAGGATAAAATGTCCGACATAATCAAGATCGACACTATCTTTCAGCCGTATTACATTGGCCACTTCGGTGGATGTTGGGTCTATTGGGTCGCTAGGTATGGCTAGGGTTGCCGACCATACAAAGTCGGTCACGTTGGTGCCCCAGCGCTGCGCACGGTAGTCAATGAGGGCGCTGATCGAAGGGCTAAAGCTCGTCCACGTCTGATCTTGCTGCTGGTAGAAACGGTTTTTGTCGGCATCCGGGCTGTCGCTGTTTAGCGAGTCCATCTTCGCTTCGTGCCGCG
It includes:
- a CDS encoding GNAT family N-acetyltransferase, with translation MSQRRATITHASSHSSKRSTPMVNADLDLRFEEMGERDIPAVTEVMARAFDDDAQRHLGEAKGGPDGYDNGDFFRTWLLGYQESVGYKVLAGPDIVGAMIVWINPNRHYVLGTIFVDPAWQNKGVGRRMWAFLRERYPEALSWGLETPVWATKNHHFYEQSCGFKRVGQQDDQYTYHQTL